Below is a window of Mucilaginibacter sp. PAMC 26640 DNA.
TAAATTTGCGTTAGATTAGCATGCTCAACATTAAATTTGCGCTTGGTTTGCTCTCAGCTTTGGTTTTATCCAATGCGGCTCCACAGCAGCCCAAAGATTCAGTCTACACTTATCATACACCCACCCGTGATGGAAAAGGTAAATTTTACCAGGGCCGTGAAATTGCGCAGGTGATGAGTTTTGAAGGCGCGGCCTGGCTGGAACGCAATAACAGGCAACAAGAAGAAAACACAGAATTAGCCATATCTAAATTACCCATTGCTCCAAACAGCACCGTAGCAGATATTGGAGCAGGCACTGGTTATTACACCTTTCGCATTGCTTCTAAAGTGCCGCAGGGAAAAGTTTACGCGGTTGAGATTCAGAATGATGCCATCTCCTATTTAAAAAACAAAAGCCGCTCCTTAAAAAACAATAATATTATCGTGGTAAAAGGCAGCGAAAAATCACCAAACCTGCCAGCAAGTTCCATAGACCTGGCGATGATGGTTGACGTTTATCATGAATTGCTTTATCCGCGCGAAATGTTGCAAGCGATTCGCAATGCGCTAAAGCCCGGCGGTAAACTTCTATTGCTGGAATATCGCGCGGAAGACCCGGCGGTAGCGATAAAAGAACTGCATAAGATGAGCGTAAAACAGGTAACCAAAGAGCTGGTGGCAAACGGCTTTCATCTGGTGCAGGATGGGGAATTTATGCCAATCCAGCACTTCTTGGTATATCAGAAAAATTGATAACTGGGAGGCTGTCCATCAGTCGAAGTGTGACATTACTCGTTGATCTTCTCCGAAATATTTTTGATTGCCTCGTCCAGCCTTTTTGCAGAACTTAATAGATATTGCTCGCATCTTCTGTATTCCTGCAGATTGTTATCGCTGTGTTTGATGATATCCATTATGCCAAGTATATTGGTCAGATGCTTTCGCACTTCATGTGAGTTTATAAATGAAAGTTCGGCTTTTTTGGTTGCAAACAGTAACTGTTCGTAATGGCGCTTTTGCTTAACGTTACGGTAAATAAGTGCTATCGCGATGATAATGAATGCAGCGGTTATAACCAAAAATATCAGCCAAAGCCGCTCACGTTCGTAAATTTCGGTTTGCTGAATATAAATATTTTCCGCTTCGTCTATCTTAATTTGCGAAGAAATATTACCTACCTGGGTTAGCCTCGCATTATTCTCCTGTGACTCCTTTAGCGCCAGCATAAAATTCTGAGCAGCCAGCTTTTCATCACCTCTTTTCTCCGCTATTTGTGCCAGCAATTCGTAGAGGTGATACTTTATCTCCGGATGATTATTGGCTGAAGCAATGATTAGCTGTTCATCAATCTTTTTCTTAGCAGAATCAAGTTGGCCACTCATAAAATAGGCATCGGCCAGGTGCTGGTTCTCCAATTCATTATGAACGTAACCAGCATCTTGCATCATGGCATTTATTTGCTTTATTGCCCCTGCATAGTTTCGTTTAAGTAAAGTGATATAATATGCGGTTCGCTGCCGATAATTAAAAATCTTGTAGTTTTTGTTACTCGGATCATTTAATTTTTTATGATAAACTTTCAGCGAATCAATTTTATCCATC
It encodes the following:
- a CDS encoding methyltransferase type 11; this encodes MLNIKFALGLLSALVLSNAAPQQPKDSVYTYHTPTRDGKGKFYQGREIAQVMSFEGAAWLERNNRQQEENTELAISKLPIAPNSTVADIGAGTGYYTFRIASKVPQGKVYAVEIQNDAISYLKNKSRSLKNNNIIVVKGSEKSPNLPASSIDLAMMVDVYHELLYPREMLQAIRNALKPGGKLLLLEYRAEDPAVAIKELHKMSVKQVTKELVANGFHLVQDGEFMPIQHFLVYQKN